A part of Desulfomicrobium baculatum DSM 4028 genomic DNA contains:
- a CDS encoding ATP-binding protein, which produces MKPYARISLKNKIFASILAVILIISVTIALLARWILISGLTKELELRGIAVAHSIAERGGGFVLDKNYSELLSLIFEEARLRERQHMINYIFVLDRSEKVLSHTFTVPFPGPLSTANPVLEGKMNSVRLVAVGAQTSYDIAVSMNEGLYRIGTVHVGLSKEHIDKLVSKLRFMFLGFISAVIIIIFYVSHRISRYITSPISRLTNISDELSRGNFDVHLDLGEDLDWAVTNCPAYKDTNMPCWHFDEQGRKSLKSKGKTGQVCATCLFYRKREGDEVIQLADSFMSMVWSIRLYRKRLQESEMKYRSLFDSGPDPIFVVDCNTDRILDANPRAEELYEYSKGELLGVSFMVLGHDQVRECLNSLNEAQTNSGCVYYPKVLHYKKGERPFYVNMHACPISYGGTHAMIVAVTDITEMMEKDAQLVQAAKMKTLGEMSAGIAHEINQPLNAIKMGSEYLNLLIEQNRQVTETQIRDMATEISQQVDRATDIINNLRAFGKKSGLVMERVDMNEPIRGVLSIIGRQFSIQRITIRLELGEGLPYIKGHNNRLQQVFFNLLNNARDAIQEKMENEPGMWGDILVRTYTQDGRVFASFADNGPGIADSVRNKIFEPFFTTKQTGKGMGLGLAITYGIVRDYGGIITIDSQPGQGTTFILSFPSVESHQALEHNASRVDENPAQPSEIS; this is translated from the coding sequence ATGAAGCCGTACGCACGCATTTCGCTCAAGAACAAGATATTCGCCTCCATCCTGGCCGTTATCCTCATCATCAGCGTGACCATCGCGCTCCTGGCCCGCTGGATCCTCATTTCCGGACTGACCAAGGAGCTGGAGCTGCGCGGTATTGCAGTAGCCCACTCCATTGCCGAACGAGGCGGCGGGTTTGTTCTCGACAAGAACTATTCGGAGTTGCTCAGCCTCATTTTCGAAGAAGCGCGCCTGCGGGAACGCCAGCACATGATCAATTACATCTTCGTGCTCGATCGCAGCGAAAAGGTTCTCTCCCACACCTTCACGGTGCCTTTTCCCGGCCCCTTGAGCACTGCCAACCCGGTGCTCGAAGGAAAAATGAACAGCGTGCGTCTGGTCGCGGTGGGAGCGCAGACCTCCTACGACATCGCCGTGTCGATGAACGAGGGCCTGTACCGCATTGGAACGGTGCACGTGGGCCTGAGCAAGGAGCATATCGACAAACTCGTTTCCAAGCTCAGATTCATGTTCCTGGGGTTCATATCGGCGGTCATCATCATCATCTTTTATGTCAGCCATCGCATTTCGCGCTACATAACCAGTCCGATTTCTCGCCTGACGAACATTTCGGATGAACTCAGCCGGGGAAATTTCGATGTGCATCTGGACCTTGGCGAGGACCTTGACTGGGCGGTGACCAACTGCCCGGCCTACAAGGACACCAACATGCCCTGCTGGCATTTTGATGAACAGGGGCGCAAATCCCTCAAATCCAAGGGCAAGACCGGCCAGGTCTGCGCGACCTGTCTCTTCTATCGCAAGCGGGAGGGGGACGAGGTCATCCAGCTCGCCGACTCGTTCATGAGCATGGTCTGGTCCATCCGTCTCTACCGCAAGCGTCTGCAGGAATCGGAGATGAAGTACCGCTCCCTCTTTGACTCCGGCCCCGACCCCATTTTTGTCGTGGACTGCAACACGGACCGGATACTCGACGCCAACCCCAGAGCCGAGGAGCTGTACGAGTATTCCAAGGGCGAACTGCTGGGCGTGTCTTTCATGGTGCTGGGACACGACCAGGTCCGGGAATGCCTGAACTCTCTCAATGAGGCGCAGACGAACAGCGGCTGCGTCTATTATCCGAAGGTGCTGCACTACAAAAAGGGCGAACGCCCCTTTTACGTCAACATGCACGCCTGCCCCATCAGCTACGGGGGCACTCACGCCATGATCGTGGCCGTGACCGACATCACCGAGATGATGGAGAAGGACGCACAGCTCGTGCAGGCGGCCAAGATGAAGACTCTGGGCGAAATGAGCGCGGGCATCGCCCACGAGATCAACCAGCCCTTGAACGCCATCAAGATGGGCAGCGAGTATCTGAACCTGCTCATCGAGCAGAACCGGCAGGTGACCGAAACCCAGATCCGGGACATGGCCACGGAAATCAGCCAGCAGGTGGACCGGGCCACGGACATCATCAACAACCTGCGAGCCTTCGGCAAAAAGTCCGGACTGGTCATGGAGCGGGTGGACATGAACGAGCCCATCCGTGGGGTGCTGTCCATCATCGGCCGTCAGTTCTCCATCCAGCGCATCACCATCCGCCTGGAGCTGGGCGAGGGCTTGCCGTACATCAAAGGGCACAACAACCGGCTGCAGCAGGTTTTTTTCAACCTGCTCAACAACGCCCGTGACGCCATCCAGGAGAAGATGGAAAATGAGCCCGGCATGTGGGGCGATATCCTGGTGCGTACCTATACCCAGGACGGCCGCGTTTTTGCATCCTTTGCAGACAACGGCCCCGGCATAGCCGATTCGGTCCGCAATAAGATCTTCGAGCCTTTTTTCACCACCAAGCAGACCGGCAAGGGCATGGGGCTCGGCCTCGCCATAACATATGGCATTGTTCGGGATTATGGCGGAATCATTACTATTGACAGCCAGCCGGGTCAGGGGACAACGTTCATCTTAAGTTTCCCGAGCGTCGAAAGTCATCAGGCGCTTGAGCATAACGCAAGCCGAGTGGACGAGAACCCGGCACAACCCAGCGAGATATCCTAA
- a CDS encoding response regulator, with product MTQDKILVIDDEKATLKMFRLFLDVYGFDIFTAESGEEGLDVFDREKPDIVLTDIKMPGMDGIEVLQQIKKRSPATEVIVITGHGDMDLAIQALNLDAADFINKPIQRQSLEQGLSRARERLKLAKSRQNEVSVSRQGRALVIEIQGSVSSHSEPYLREAYAKAQEAKVQRIVLHFDPNTSVNGAGIAILTQLVLESEKDGIEIVMAGLSENFRKVFGIVGLTRMIQIFDSLDQACA from the coding sequence ATGACGCAAGACAAAATCCTGGTCATCGATGATGAGAAGGCAACGCTCAAAATGTTTCGGCTTTTTCTGGATGTGTACGGATTCGACATCTTTACGGCAGAATCCGGGGAAGAGGGACTGGACGTTTTTGACAGGGAAAAACCCGATATCGTCCTGACCGACATCAAGATGCCCGGCATGGACGGGATCGAGGTCCTGCAACAGATCAAGAAGCGTTCGCCCGCCACGGAGGTCATCGTCATCACCGGGCATGGCGACATGGATCTGGCCATTCAGGCCCTCAATCTGGACGCGGCCGATTTCATCAACAAGCCCATCCAGCGTCAGAGCCTTGAACAGGGTCTGTCCCGGGCCAGGGAACGGCTCAAGCTGGCCAAGAGCCGGCAGAACGAGGTCAGCGTCAGTCGGCAGGGCCGGGCGCTGGTCATTGAAATCCAGGGCAGCGTCAGTTCCCATAGCGAACCGTATCTGCGCGAAGCCTACGCCAAGGCCCAGGAGGCCAAGGTGCAGCGCATCGTGCTGCATTTCGACCCCAACACCTCCGTAAACGGGGCCGGTATCGCCATTTTGACCCAGCTTGTGCTGGAGAGCGAAAAGGACGGTATTGAGATTGTGATGGCCGGACTTTCCGAAAATTTCCGCAAGGTTTTCGGCATAGTGGGCCTGACCCGCATGATTCAGATTTTCGACAGCCTGGATCAGGCCTGCGCCTAG
- a CDS encoding TlpA family protein disulfide reductase produces MTGFIRIALCLFLFFAAQPALAAPPATGDTMPELILPVPFDPAGQEMLGLQGKSTFTLADLDAELIFIEIIGVYCPQCVKQSPGFKTLFNRLGKGKLKGRVAMFGLAAGGTDAEVKQLLATGQYLFPVVSDPDYVAHKVLGEPLTPYTIICRPDGSVVYDHLGVIQDIDALYQQIKTLLD; encoded by the coding sequence ATGACAGGTTTTATCCGAATCGCATTGTGTCTTTTTCTTTTCTTTGCGGCCCAGCCCGCCCTGGCCGCTCCGCCTGCCACGGGCGACACCATGCCCGAACTGATCCTGCCCGTCCCCTTCGATCCGGCCGGACAGGAGATGCTTGGCCTGCAGGGGAAATCGACCTTTACCCTTGCGGACCTTGACGCCGAACTCATTTTTATCGAGATCATCGGCGTGTATTGCCCGCAATGCGTGAAGCAGTCACCGGGCTTCAAGACGCTTTTCAACAGGCTTGGCAAAGGCAAGCTCAAAGGGCGGGTGGCCATGTTCGGCCTGGCCGCCGGCGGGACGGACGCCGAGGTCAAGCAGTTGCTGGCTACGGGGCAGTATCTTTTTCCTGTCGTGAGCGATCCCGACTACGTGGCCCACAAAGTGCTGGGCGAACCGCTTACGCCCTACACCATCATCTGCCGGCCGGACGGAAGCGTGGTTTACGACCACCTCGGAGTCATTCAGGACATTGACGCGCTGTACCAGCAGATCAAGACACTGCTCGACTGA
- a CDS encoding rhodanese-like domain-containing protein has product MTVQTDSDADRARYQFQILFETAAELSGARYPHKILEAFLLSAQGGVGARGGFAAILGQSEFQLMTRSSLSKSLTPEYAKVLREHLDALGEERKSSFFVPSLQGELCPGKCELLLVCPLDDGQDGVLGLEESLAGRPYDENDKQLVAGLGTLFQTSLRFSLYATRVELLNAELTKQNDTLDRQIYHLSALRDLSGEILRVDMAEVMSTFLLTLLGHFARPQGLLLLHDRTSRQIHEISSGLKAKPGLGEQDVGRLFFLCLAGVREKHLQPLQVEPVEDMGGLAEVALGFAPDRGYLFMLRENMYGVLLLGQSLGATVPAEDGLLQAFVSQGVLHLKNADSFRTIMSLNDDLARQNEELRRTIDELTTAKDHISMLEAAGRRIAGIVHSKAESLTRVRLFDFFLILVLSLGLALAFNQQNPRGIVLIEAPGPEIPFVTLDEALELIAKEDALLVDARPREFYEREHAQKAVNVPAQLFDLVYMMQMTAEDPERPIVVFGRSVSRRYDRIVAAKFLGRDHERVYIVKDVPPLALDGGAQ; this is encoded by the coding sequence ATGACGGTTCAAACCGATAGCGATGCCGATCGCGCCAGATACCAGTTTCAGATTCTGTTCGAGACGGCTGCGGAGCTGAGCGGGGCGCGTTATCCGCACAAGATCCTGGAGGCCTTTTTACTCTCGGCCCAGGGCGGGGTGGGCGCCAGGGGCGGTTTTGCGGCTATTCTGGGGCAGAGCGAATTTCAGCTCATGACCCGCTCCAGCCTCTCAAAAAGCCTTACTCCGGAGTATGCGAAGGTGCTGCGCGAGCATCTGGACGCTCTGGGCGAGGAGCGCAAATCCTCTTTTTTCGTGCCTTCGCTGCAGGGCGAACTCTGCCCCGGAAAATGCGAGCTGCTCCTGGTCTGTCCTCTCGATGACGGCCAGGATGGTGTGCTCGGTCTGGAAGAGAGCCTCGCCGGGCGTCCCTACGACGAGAATGACAAGCAGCTCGTAGCGGGTCTGGGCACCCTTTTTCAGACCAGCCTCAGGTTCTCGCTCTATGCCACCCGTGTCGAACTGCTCAACGCCGAGCTGACCAAGCAGAACGATACCCTTGATCGCCAGATTTATCATCTGAGCGCCCTGCGCGACCTTTCCGGAGAAATCCTGCGCGTGGACATGGCCGAGGTCATGTCCACGTTTCTGCTGACCCTGCTCGGGCACTTCGCCCGCCCCCAGGGCCTTCTCCTGCTGCATGATCGCACCTCGCGGCAAATCCATGAAATTTCCAGCGGCCTGAAAGCAAAGCCGGGCCTTGGCGAGCAGGACGTGGGCAGGCTGTTTTTTCTGTGTCTGGCCGGAGTCCGCGAGAAGCATCTGCAGCCCCTGCAGGTCGAGCCTGTCGAAGACATGGGCGGGCTGGCGGAGGTTGCGCTGGGTTTTGCTCCTGACCGGGGCTACCTCTTCATGCTGCGCGAAAACATGTACGGAGTGCTGCTGTTGGGGCAGAGTCTGGGCGCGACGGTTCCCGCCGAGGACGGCCTCCTGCAGGCTTTTGTTTCCCAGGGAGTCCTGCATCTCAAGAATGCCGACTCCTTCAGGACCATCATGTCGCTGAATGATGACCTGGCCAGGCAAAACGAAGAGCTGCGCCGCACCATCGACGAGCTGACGACGGCCAAGGACCACATCAGCATGCTTGAGGCCGCGGGCAGACGAATCGCCGGCATCGTGCACAGCAAGGCCGAGAGCCTGACCCGGGTGCGCCTGTTCGATTTCTTCCTCATCCTCGTTTTGAGCCTCGGCCTGGCGCTCGCGTTCAACCAGCAGAATCCGCGCGGGATCGTCCTCATCGAGGCGCCCGGCCCTGAAATTCCGTTCGTCACTCTGGACGAGGCTCTGGAGCTCATCGCAAAAGAGGACGCGCTCCTTGTCGATGCCCGCCCGCGTGAGTTCTACGAGCGCGAACATGCGCAAAAAGCCGTCAATGTTCCGGCGCAGCTTTTTGATCTGGTCTACATGATGCAAATGACCGCAGAGGACCCTGAGCGGCCCATCGTGGTCTTCGGACGCAGCGTGAGCCGTCGCTACGATCGGATCGTGGCCGCGAAATTCCTGGGCAGGGACCATGAGCGGGTCTATATCGTCAAGGACGTTCCGCCCTTGGCCCTGGACGGAGGCGCGCAATGA
- a CDS encoding MauE/DoxX family redox-associated membrane protein — translation MISRLKALLTHPVLALLLRLYLAGVFIYASLHKINFPAEFADNIAGYLIVPYWLINPLAVFMPWLELVCGLFLLGGVRVRAASLLIGAMLVMFTVAVLVALIQDTPIGCGCFQSVGEPISWWTVLRDLAWLAMAAHVYFYDRLVHLDRLFMLKPEELGL, via the coding sequence ATGATTTCACGCTTGAAGGCTCTCCTGACCCACCCTGTCCTTGCCCTGCTCCTGCGCCTCTATCTGGCCGGGGTTTTCATTTACGCCAGCCTGCACAAGATCAATTTTCCTGCTGAATTCGCGGACAACATCGCCGGTTATCTCATTGTCCCGTATTGGCTGATCAATCCTCTGGCCGTGTTCATGCCCTGGCTGGAGCTGGTCTGCGGGCTTTTTCTGCTGGGCGGCGTCAGGGTGCGGGCGGCGAGCCTGCTCATCGGCGCAATGCTGGTCATGTTCACCGTGGCGGTGCTGGTGGCCCTGATTCAGGATACGCCCATCGGTTGCGGCTGCTTTCAGAGCGTGGGAGAGCCCATCTCCTGGTGGACGGTGCTGAGGGATCTGGCCTGGCTGGCCATGGCCGCGCATGTTTATTTTTATGACCGGCTGGTTCACCTGGACCGGCTCTTCATGCTCAAACCGGAGGAACTTGGGCTGTGA
- a CDS encoding molybdenum cofactor guanylyltransferase encodes MIGLVLAGGKSSRLGQDKTRVVHEGQTLLTRTATLLQRHIDQVYVSCRHAPATDSPWPFITDETERIGPAGGIITALRKFEKPIFVLACDLPFMEDSIIERLMDAREKRPHDCVLTTWQLKDSGFIENLVAIYEPESLPLLEDGVARGIFKLSRLIPAELRHTLIYNEDERRLFFNVNYPADLEQLQGR; translated from the coding sequence ATGATCGGATTGGTGCTCGCTGGAGGAAAATCTTCCCGGCTCGGACAGGACAAGACCCGTGTCGTGCATGAAGGGCAGACCCTGCTCACCCGCACGGCCACGCTGCTGCAACGCCATATCGACCAGGTCTATGTCTCCTGCCGGCATGCCCCTGCAACAGATAGCCCCTGGCCTTTCATCACCGACGAGACGGAACGCATAGGACCCGCCGGAGGCATCATCACGGCGCTGCGAAAATTTGAAAAACCGATTTTCGTCCTCGCCTGCGACCTGCCTTTCATGGAGGACAGCATCATCGAACGACTCATGGACGCCCGCGAAAAGCGTCCACACGATTGCGTGCTGACGACTTGGCAGCTCAAGGATTCGGGATTCATCGAAAACCTGGTCGCGATCTACGAACCCGAATCCCTGCCCTTGCTGGAGGATGGCGTGGCCAGGGGAATCTTCAAGCTCAGCCGTCTCATCCCGGCCGAACTCCGCCATACGCTGATCTACAATGAAGACGAGCGGCGCCTTTTCTTCAACGTCAACTACCCCGCCGACCTGGAGCAGCTGCAAGGCCGCTGA
- a CDS encoding formate dehydrogenase accessory protein FdhE, whose protein sequence is MIKAVKAQELLAKKIDSCRKRGFLPVELIDLVEKIYTRQLEARDKAQVPAAATQEIADPLQHSQGAPLLERANFPFDKSQSLDLFNEFLELAKSVSPALGEAATAITAAIADKSLDLDLAMQAHLNGDEGFFSTWTAATPSAPRILPMLVQAAMTPSLERAAIALEARTDLSQSWDHGHCPLCGSLPIMSDLREKEGFRYNICGFCHAEYHAPRLQCPFCLEKDMAKLEYYESDEEPGVRINACKTCNLYIKLTDFRNLDRRTLPLVDDLESLSLDVAAREKKYKRPTLSAWGF, encoded by the coding sequence ATGATCAAAGCTGTAAAAGCCCAGGAATTGCTTGCCAAGAAAATCGACTCGTGCAGAAAACGCGGCTTTTTGCCCGTGGAACTGATCGATCTGGTCGAAAAGATCTACACCCGCCAGCTCGAAGCCCGGGACAAGGCCCAGGTTCCCGCCGCCGCGACACAGGAAATCGCCGATCCGCTTCAGCACAGCCAGGGCGCGCCGCTGCTCGAAAGAGCCAATTTTCCCTTTGATAAAAGCCAGAGCCTTGATCTTTTCAACGAATTTCTGGAGCTGGCGAAATCGGTCAGCCCGGCCCTCGGCGAAGCCGCTACGGCAATCACCGCAGCCATCGCGGACAAATCCCTGGATCTGGACCTGGCCATGCAGGCGCATCTGAATGGCGACGAAGGTTTTTTCTCCACCTGGACCGCCGCCACTCCTTCCGCGCCGCGCATCCTGCCCATGCTCGTGCAGGCGGCCATGACCCCGTCCCTGGAACGCGCCGCCATCGCCCTGGAGGCCCGGACCGACCTTTCGCAGTCCTGGGACCACGGACACTGCCCCCTGTGCGGAAGCCTGCCGATCATGTCGGATTTGCGCGAAAAGGAAGGATTCAGATACAATATCTGCGGATTCTGCCACGCAGAATATCACGCGCCCCGGCTGCAGTGTCCCTTCTGTCTGGAAAAGGACATGGCCAAGCTCGAATATTATGAATCCGATGAAGAGCCCGGAGTGCGCATCAACGCCTGCAAAACCTGCAATCTGTACATCAAGCTCACGGATTTTAGAAATCTGGACCGCAGAACACTGCCCCTGGTGGACGACCTGGAATCCCTGAGCCTTGACGTGGCGGCACGGGAAAAGAAATACAAGCGCCCCACCCTCTCGGCCTGGGGATTCTAA
- a CDS encoding winged helix-turn-helix domain-containing protein, whose amino-acid sequence MTESKVEGTLTLRLHVWFERDEKIFLGIGRALLLEKIEECGSLRQAATDMKMSYRAAWGKLKAAEESIGKPLVQKIKGKGQRYELTPVGRQLARQFLQLQSDIETYAKGKAQDIFGEEVQYYADAYPETKLSSL is encoded by the coding sequence ATGACCGAGTCCAAAGTTGAGGGCACCTTGACCTTGCGTTTGCATGTCTGGTTCGAGCGGGACGAAAAAATTTTTCTGGGCATCGGCCGGGCTCTTTTGCTGGAGAAAATCGAGGAGTGCGGGTCGCTCAGGCAGGCGGCCACGGACATGAAGATGTCGTACCGGGCGGCCTGGGGGAAACTCAAAGCCGCCGAGGAGAGCATCGGCAAGCCTTTGGTGCAGAAGATCAAGGGCAAGGGGCAGCGCTATGAGCTTACCCCCGTTGGGCGTCAGCTTGCCAGGCAGTTTCTGCAGCTGCAAAGCGACATCGAGACCTACGCCAAGGGCAAGGCCCAGGATATCTTTGGCGAGGAAGTGCAGTATTACGCCGACGCCTACCCGGAAACCAAATTATCATCTTTATAA
- a CDS encoding molybdopterin molybdotransferase MoeA has protein sequence MDHGFFRVITPARFCELLRGFAPVGSEICPLEDCLGRVLAEDILSAEDIPALDRSCMDGYAVRAADTFGASEGNPAYVELARSAAIDEIVSRPLNSGECMGIATGGSLPPGADAVIMVEHTQMLGDTTVEIRKTVTPGENVMLRGEDVGQGQVAVPAGRRLRPQDVGLMAAIGRLSATVFRQPRCGIVSTGDELVPVDSLPRPGQIRDVNSHTLACMARQAGALGCVHGLVPDVREVLREALAQSMEKNDVVFISGGSSIGTRDLTIEVLESFADSEILAHGVSISPGKPTILARVGGKPVLGLPGQVTSAQIVMLVFGQPLLVHLGGDAGAFDPGRMILRPAKLGANLSSKPGREDYVRVRLEERDGECVAMPRLGKSGLLRTMLDADGLVRLPASLEGMTAGQDVDVWIF, from the coding sequence ATGGATCATGGTTTTTTCCGGGTGATCACTCCGGCCCGGTTTTGTGAGTTGCTGCGCGGTTTCGCGCCCGTGGGCTCCGAAATCTGTCCCCTGGAGGACTGTCTGGGCCGCGTCCTGGCCGAGGACATCCTGTCCGCCGAAGACATCCCCGCCCTGGACCGCTCCTGCATGGACGGTTACGCCGTGCGTGCCGCGGACACTTTTGGCGCGAGTGAGGGCAATCCCGCCTATGTGGAGCTTGCCCGCAGCGCGGCCATCGATGAAATTGTCAGTCGCCCTCTGAACTCCGGGGAATGCATGGGCATCGCCACCGGCGGGAGCCTTCCGCCCGGCGCGGACGCCGTGATCATGGTCGAGCATACCCAGATGCTCGGGGATACGACCGTTGAGATCCGCAAGACCGTGACCCCCGGCGAAAATGTCATGCTGCGGGGCGAGGATGTGGGCCAGGGACAGGTGGCCGTACCTGCCGGTCGGCGTCTGCGTCCGCAGGATGTGGGGCTCATGGCCGCCATCGGCCGTCTTTCGGCAACGGTTTTTCGCCAGCCTCGGTGCGGCATTGTCTCCACGGGCGACGAGCTGGTTCCTGTCGACAGTTTGCCCAGACCCGGGCAAATCCGGGACGTCAACTCCCACACCCTGGCCTGCATGGCCCGGCAGGCGGGAGCCCTGGGCTGTGTTCACGGGTTGGTCCCCGATGTGCGCGAAGTGCTGCGGGAGGCCCTGGCCCAAAGTATGGAAAAGAATGACGTGGTCTTCATCTCCGGCGGCAGCTCCATCGGGACCCGGGATCTGACCATAGAGGTCCTGGAATCCTTTGCGGACAGCGAAATCCTGGCCCACGGCGTGTCCATCAGTCCCGGCAAGCCGACCATTCTTGCCCGCGTCGGGGGCAAGCCGGTGCTTGGGCTCCCCGGTCAGGTCACCTCCGCCCAGATCGTCATGCTGGTTTTCGGGCAGCCGCTTCTGGTGCATCTTGGGGGCGATGCGGGAGCCTTCGATCCCGGACGCATGATCCTGCGCCCGGCCAAGCTCGGGGCGAATCTGTCCTCCAAACCCGGCCGCGAAGACTATGTGCGGGTGCGGCTTGAAGAGCGGGACGGGGAGTGCGTGGCCATGCCCCGGCTCGGCAAGTCGGGGCTGCTGCGGACCATGCTTGATGCCGACGGGCTGGTGCGGCTGCCTGCCTCCCTGGAAGGCATGACGG